In Nocardioides sp., the following proteins share a genomic window:
- a CDS encoding TlpA disulfide reductase family protein has protein sequence MKQGFLAAVLVVALTACTTHGADEPEVTTLPEVTLKNFDGPGETTLSDLKGPLVVNLWASWCGPCRDEMPLLEEFSQKYEGRVDVLGIDFEDPQVEAAKDLVEESGVTYDLLTDPQGDVSATPPFPPISRMPFLAFVDKDGTVVHTEFVVVDQIGDLEKMVEEHLGVQG, from the coding sequence ATGAAGCAGGGGTTCCTTGCCGCCGTGCTGGTCGTCGCCCTCACCGCGTGCACGACCCACGGCGCCGACGAGCCCGAGGTCACCACGCTGCCCGAAGTCACGTTGAAGAACTTCGACGGCCCGGGCGAGACCACGCTCAGCGATCTCAAAGGCCCGCTCGTCGTCAACCTCTGGGCCTCCTGGTGTGGTCCGTGTCGCGACGAGATGCCGCTGCTGGAGGAGTTCTCCCAGAAGTACGAGGGGCGCGTCGACGTGCTCGGCATCGACTTCGAGGACCCGCAGGTCGAGGCGGCCAAGGATCTCGTCGAGGAGTCCGGGGTCACCTACGACCTGCTGACCGACCCTCAGGGCGACGTCAGCGCCACCCCGCCGTTCCCGCCGATCTCACGGATGCCGTTCTTGGCGTTCGTGGACAAGGACGGCACGGTGGTACACACCGAATTCGTGGTGGTCGACCAGATCGGTGACCTGGAAAAGATGGTCGAGGAGCACCTGGGGGTCCAAGGATGA
- the nth gene encoding endonuclease III, giving the protein MSRLNPPVVRPSTSLVRRARKIDRVLADTYPDARCELDFDDPFQLLVVTVLSAQTTDKRVNAVRPRLFAAYPTPEAMAAAPREHLEEIVGPLGFFRAKTDSLLKLSAALVDRYDGQVPPKLKELVTLPGVGRKTANVVLGNAFGVPGITVDTHFGRLARRFAWTEETDPVKVEHAVGALFPRRDWTMLSHHLIWHGRRICHAQKPACGACPVARWCPAYGEGPTDPEVAAKLVKTEGRA; this is encoded by the coding sequence GTGTCTCGTCTCAACCCGCCCGTCGTACGACCGTCCACCTCGCTGGTGCGGCGCGCTCGCAAGATCGATCGGGTCCTCGCAGACACCTATCCCGACGCCAGGTGCGAGCTCGACTTCGACGATCCGTTCCAGCTGCTCGTCGTCACCGTGTTGAGTGCGCAGACCACCGACAAGCGCGTGAATGCCGTACGCCCGAGGCTCTTCGCCGCCTATCCGACTCCCGAGGCGATGGCCGCGGCGCCGCGCGAGCACCTGGAGGAGATCGTCGGACCGCTCGGCTTCTTCCGCGCCAAGACCGACTCGCTGCTCAAGCTCAGTGCTGCCCTGGTGGACAGGTACGACGGTCAGGTCCCACCCAAGTTGAAGGAACTGGTCACCCTGCCCGGCGTCGGCCGCAAGACGGCCAACGTGGTGTTGGGCAATGCGTTCGGCGTCCCGGGCATCACGGTCGACACGCACTTCGGACGCTTGGCCCGAAGGTTTGCCTGGACCGAGGAGACCGATCCGGTCAAGGTCGAGCACGCGGTCGGCGCGCTCTTTCCCAGGCGCGACTGGACCATGCTCAGCCACCACCTGATCTGGCACGGTCGGCGGATCTGCCACGCCCAGAAGCCCGCCTGTGGTGCCTGCCCGGTGGCCCGGTGGTGCCCGGCGTACGGCGAAGGCCCCACCGACCCCGAGGTCGCTGCGAAGCTGGTGAAGACGGAGGGCCGGGCATGA
- a CDS encoding RNA polymerase sigma factor: MVDAFWADFLVDMLPKVHRFIRARFKAELAEDLASDTLVTLLQKQVSPPKDESELLQLRSLTYKIAARHISNAEKKARRQAKVLEQGMLRVTPGVDPTYEAVVPLDLAAAIAQLDFNDRQAVNLMIAGFRTAEIAEILGITAKAASMRLARARERLSQRLAEGNEVDDVTA, encoded by the coding sequence ATGGTGGATGCCTTCTGGGCAGACTTCCTCGTCGACATGCTCCCCAAGGTTCACAGGTTCATTCGAGCTAGGTTCAAGGCAGAATTGGCCGAAGACCTAGCCAGCGACACGCTGGTGACATTGCTACAGAAGCAGGTCAGTCCCCCCAAGGACGAGTCCGAGTTGCTGCAACTGAGGTCCCTGACGTACAAGATCGCGGCACGACACATCTCCAATGCGGAGAAGAAGGCCCGCAGGCAGGCCAAGGTGCTCGAACAGGGGATGCTCCGAGTCACCCCCGGAGTCGATCCGACATACGAAGCGGTCGTCCCGTTGGACTTGGCGGCGGCGATTGCACAGTTGGACTTCAACGACCGCCAGGCTGTGAACCTGATGATTGCAGGCTTCCGCACGGCAGAGATAGCAGAGATTCTCGGCATTACCGCAAAGGCCGCCTCAATGCGATTGGCCCGTGCCCGAGAACGCCTATCCCAAAGACTCGCCGAAGGAAACGAGGTGGATGATGTCACAGCATGA
- a CDS encoding Crp/Fnr family transcriptional regulator, with the protein MSEVPVDNDALRQTPLFSHLDDEAATALRDSMVEAKLSRGEVLFHEGDSGDRLYVVTEGKVKLGRTSADGRENLLAILGPGQMFGELSLFDPGPRSATVTAVTDTTFAYLSHADLLRWLEGRPMVARGLLSQIASRLRKANDVNADLVFSDVPGRVAKALLDLADRFGRTADDGVHVHHDLTQEELAQLVGASRETVNKALADFASRGWLRLEPRSVILMDVERLQRRAR; encoded by the coding sequence ATGAGTGAGGTTCCCGTGGACAACGATGCGCTGCGTCAGACGCCGCTGTTCAGTCACCTCGACGACGAAGCGGCCACGGCGCTGCGCGACTCGATGGTCGAGGCCAAGCTTTCCCGCGGCGAGGTGCTCTTCCACGAGGGCGACTCCGGCGACCGGCTCTATGTCGTCACCGAAGGCAAGGTGAAGCTCGGGCGTACGTCCGCCGACGGTCGCGAGAACCTGCTCGCCATCCTCGGCCCCGGCCAGATGTTCGGCGAGTTGTCCCTCTTCGACCCCGGCCCGCGCTCGGCGACGGTCACGGCGGTCACCGACACGACGTTCGCCTATCTCTCCCACGCCGACCTGCTGCGCTGGCTCGAGGGTCGCCCGATGGTGGCCCGCGGTCTGCTCTCCCAGATCGCGTCGCGACTGCGCAAGGCCAACGACGTCAACGCCGACCTCGTCTTCTCCGACGTGCCGGGCCGGGTCGCCAAGGCTCTGCTCGATCTGGCCGACCGCTTCGGGCGTACGGCCGACGACGGCGTCCACGTCCACCACGACCTCACCCAAGAAGAGCTCGCCCAGTTGGTGGGTGCCTCTCGCGAGACGGTGAACAAGGCCCTGGCCGACTTCGCCTCCCGCGGCTGGCTGCGCCTGGAGCCCCGTTCGGTGATCCTGATGGACGTCGAGCGCCTCCAGCGCCGCGCCCGCTAG